From the Carya illinoinensis cultivar Pawnee chromosome 4, C.illinoinensisPawnee_v1, whole genome shotgun sequence genome, one window contains:
- the LOC122307506 gene encoding ribosome biogenesis protein WDR12 homolog, which translates to MNILLKTLLVFLLYRTSHVCIIFPSFCRLWKASGVCTHALEGHSDVVAYVGIINPEGAEAITLATASKDRTRRLWKFDTEEPINNPINVRAFKILRGHRESVQSVAAQKTGDMVCSGSWDSTINLWRTNDNTDGDLVSIKKRKVNDQADESQLEGEAVSTLVGHTQCVSSVVWPQNETIYSASWDHSVRRWDVETGKDLTDSVNSALHYIFPNHFGQFYTEIENTCIT; encoded by the exons atgaatattttgttgaaaaccTTACTAGTTTTTCTGTTGTACAGAACTTCACATGtgtgcataatttttccatctttttgtaGGCTTTGGAAAGCTTCTGGAGTGTGTACACATGCTTTGGAAGGACATTCTGATGTAGTTGCTTATGTTGGTATCATCAACCCAGAAG GTGCTGAGGCTATTACTTTGGCCACTGCTTCTAAAGATCGCACCCGGAGGCTATGGAAG TTTGATACAGAGGAGCCAATCAATAATCCTATCAATGTAAGGGCATTCAAAATTTTGCGTGGACATAGAGAATCAGTACAGAGTGTTGCAGCCCAGAAAACTGGAGACATG GTTTGTTCAGGTTCTTGGGATTCAACGATCAATTTATGGCGAACAAATGACAACACTGATGGTGATCTTGTCTCAATTAAGAAGAGAAAAGTGAATGATCAAGCTGACGAGTCTCAATTGGAG GGGGAGGCCGTGTCTACACTTGTAGGCCATACACAATGTGTATCTTCTGTGGTATGGCCGCAGAATGAAACAATTTATTCTGCATCATGGGATCATTCTGTTAGAAGGTGGGATGTTGAGACAGGCAAAGACTTGACAGACAGTGTAAAT TCAGCTCTTCATTATATCTTTCCGAACCATTTTGGGCAGTTCTACACAGAAATTGAGAATACGTGTATCACTTAG
- the LOC122307508 gene encoding uncharacterized protein LOC122307508, whose product MSLPFVILKTHCLELAKHIVFSIRCISHAAVATRFFSYIYFFNTGLELIEKKYWSRSHSFLCLYYDYILHGQFCGKVHSCFDVGGESSALIAAGASDPILRIWDPRKPGTSAPVFQFSSHTSWVSACKWHKKSWFHLVFASYDGKVMLWDLRTAWPLAVIECVENPSSVNCHLILQPATHPPKVFDSKY is encoded by the exons ATGAGTCTTCCTTTTGTTATTCTTAAAACTCATTGTCTGGAACTAGCAAAGCATATTGTCTTTAGCATTAGATGCATATCACACGCTGCAGTAGCAACACGTTTCTTTTCctatatttactttttcaatacTGGACTAGAACTTATCGAGAAAAAATACTGGAGTAGAAGTCACTCATTTCTATGTTTATATTATGACTATATCCTCCATGGACAGTTCTGTGGGAAAGTACACAGCTGCTTTGATGTTGGAGGTGAGAGTTCTGCTCTCATTGCAGCCGGTGCTTCTGACCCCATTCTTAGGATATGGGATCCTCGTAAACCAG gaACTTCTGCTCCGGTCTTTCAGTTCTCATCTCACACTTCTTGGGTTTCTGCTTGCAAGTGGCATAAAAAATCTTGGTTTCATTTAGTTTTTGCATCCTATGACGGGAAAGTTATGTTATGGGATCTAAGAACTGCG TGGCCTTTGGCTGTCATTGAATGTGTTGAAAATCCATCAAGTGTGAATTGTCATTTGATTTTACAGCCAGCCACTCATCCACCGAAAGTCTTTGATAGCAAATATTGA
- the LOC122306605 gene encoding UDP-glycosyltransferase 83A1-like, whose protein sequence is MSNEHVLVLPYPAQGHVNPLMNFSREIAKHGSKITFVSTEFCHMQMISAMAPGKDSLLGSEIKLVSISDGLCPEDDRNDFGKLAVSILATMPTRLEELIRGINASDENGKISCIIADLNMGWAMEVANKMGIRGAILWPASAACIAFITRIPNLIDDGFIDSNGTPMQRRAIQLHSGIPAVYPQNLPWNCSPDQATQKCIFNYVSRYAEDLKLADWWLCNTVYELEPAAFSLLPKLLPLGPIMASDQTRNVGGQFLPEDTSCLNWLDQQPPCTVIYVAFGSFTILDPVQFQELAFGLELTNRPFLLVVRPGSSNILHDANLNEFEGTRGKIVRWAPQPKVLSHPAIACFISHCGWNSTLDGITGGVPFLCWPYFADQVLDMNYICDVWKVGLELKPDQDGRILRGEFRKKVEELLSDESIRARSLELKEVVRSVMEEGGNSYRNFNNFINWLKRGSR, encoded by the exons atgagcaACGAGCATGTTCTAGTCCTACCATATCCAGCACAGGGCCATGTGAACCCGTTAATGAATTTCTCTCGAGAAATAGCAAAACATGGCTCTAAAATCACATTTGTAAGCACGGAGTTCTGTCACATGCAAATGATTAGTGCAATGGCGCCTGGGAAGGATAGCCTCCTGGGTTCAGAGATTAAATTGGTGTCTATCTCAGATGGGTTGTGTCCTGAGGATGATAGGAACGATTTCGGAAAGTTGGCTGTATCTATCTTAGCTACCATGCCTACAAGGCTTGAGGAGCTCATACGAGGTATTAATGCATCAGATGAAAATGGCAAAATCTCCTGTATCATCGCCGACTTGAATATGGGGTGGGCCATGGAAGTTGCCAACAAGATGGGAATTCGAGGAGCTATCCTTTGGCCTGCATCAGCAGCTTGTATTGCTTTCATAACCCGCATCCCCAACCTGATTGATGATGGTTTTATAGATAGTAATG GGACCCCAATGCAAAGACGTGCAATACAACTGCACTCAGGCATACCTGCTGTGTACCCACAAAATCTTCCATGGAATTGTTCCCCTGATCAAGCAACTCAAAAGTGTATATTTAATTATGTCTCAAGGTACGCAGAAGATTTGAAATTGGCAGATTGGTGGCTTTGTAACACAGTTTACGAACTCGAGCCTGCAGCCTTTTCCTTGCTTCCAAAGCTCCTCCCACTTGGCCCAATAATGGCAAGTGACCAAACTCGGAATGTAGGGGGGCAATTCTTACCAGAAGACACCTCTTGCCTAAACTGGTTAGATCAGCAGCCACCCTGCACAGTTATATATGTTGCCTTCGGCAGCTTCACAATTTTGGACCCAGTCCAATTCCAAGAACTAGCCTTTGGACTTGAGCTCACCAATAGACCTTTCCTCTTGGTCGTGCGACCAGGTAGCTCTAATATTCTTCATGATGCAAATTTAAACGAATTTGAAGGCACTCGTGGGAAAATTGTAAGATGGGCACCccaaccaaaggttttaagcCACCCTGCCATTGCTTGTTTTATCAGCCACTGCGGTTGGAATTCTACCTTGGATGGTATTACCGGTGGGGTTCCTTTCTTGTGCTGGCCTTACTTTGCTGACCAAGTCCTTGACATGAACTACATTTGTGATGTGTGGAAGGTTGGCCTAGAGCTTAAACCAGATCAAGATGGAAGGATATTGCGGGGAGAATTTAGAAAGAAGGTAGAGGAATTACTAAGTGATGAAAGTATAAGAGCAAGATCTTTAGAGCTAAAGGAAGTGGTGAGGAGTGTTATGGAAGAAGGTGGAAACTCCTATAGGAACTTCAACAACTTCATCAACTGGCTGAAAAGGGGGTCAAGATGA
- the LOC122306723 gene encoding UDP-glycosyltransferase 83A1-like: MSNEHVLVLPFPAQGHVNPLMNFSREIAKHGSKITFVTTEFCHMQMMSAMAPGKDSLLGSEIKLVSISDGLCPEDDRNDFRKLVVSILATMPTRFEELIRGINNASNGDGKISCIIADLNMGWAMEVANKMGIRGAILRPASAASIAFIIRIPNLIDEGFIDSNGTPMQRRAIQLHSGIPAVYPQNLPWNCSPDQATQKCIFNCVLRYAEYLKLADWWLCNTAYELEPAAFSLVPKLLPVGPIMASDQTRNVGGQFLPEDTSCLNWLDQQPPCSVIYVAFGSFTILDPIQFKELVFGLELSNRPFLLVVRPGSSNILNDANLNEFEGTRGKIVRWAPQPKVLNHPAIACFISHCGWNSTLDGITGGVPFLCWPYFVDQVLDMNYICDVWKVGLELKPDQDGRILRGEFRKKVEELLSDESIRARSLELKEMVRSVTGEGGNSYRNFNNFINWLKKG, from the exons atgagcAACGAGCATGTTCTAGTCCTACCATTTCCAGCACAGGGCCATGTGAACCCGTTAATGAATTTCTCTCGAGAAATAGCAAAACATGGCTCTAAAATCACATTTGTAACCACAGAGTTCTGCCACATGCAAATGATGAGTGCAATGGCGCCTGGGAAGGATAGCCTCCTGGGTTCAGAGATTAAATTGGTGTCTATCTCAGATGGGTTGTGTCCTGAGGATGATAGGAACGATTTCAGAAAGTTGGTTGTATCTATCTTAGCTACCATGCCTACAAGGTTTGAGGAGCTCATACGGGGTATTAATAATGCGTCAAATGGTGATGGCAAAATCTCCTGTATCATCGCCGACTTGAATATGGGGTGGGCCATGGAAGTTGCCAACAAGATGGGAATTCGAGGAGCTATCCTTCGGCCTGCGTCAGCAGCTTCTATTGCTTTCATAATCCGCATCCCCAACCTGATTGATGAGGGTTTTATAGACAGTAATG GGACCCCAATGCAAAGACGTGCAATTCAACTGCACTCAGGCATACCTGCTGTGTACCCGCAAAATCTTCCATGGAATTGTTCCCCTGACCAAGCAACTCAAAAGTGTATATTTAATTGTGTCTTAAGGTACgcagaatatttgaaattggcAGATTGGTGGCTTTGTAACACAGCTTACGAACTCGAGCCTGCAGCCTTTTCCTTGGTTCCAAAGCTCCTCCCAGTTGGCCCAATAATGGCAAGTGACCAAACTCGAAATGTAGGGGGGCAATTCTTACCAGAAGACACCTCTTGCCTAAACTGGTTAGATCAGCAGCCACCCTGCTCAGTTATATATGTTGCCTTCGGCAGCTTCACAATTTTGGACCCAATCCAATTCAAAGAACTAGTCTTTGGACTTGAGCTCAGCAACAGACCCTTCCTCTTGGTCGTGCGACCAGGTAGCTCTAATATTCTTAATGATGCAAATTTAAACGAATTTGAAGGCACTCGTGGGAAAATTGTAAGATGGGCACCCCAACCAAAGGTTTTAAACCACCCTGCCATTGCTTGTTTTATCAGCCACTGCGGTTGGAATTCTACCTTGGATGGTATTACCGGTGGGGTTCCTTTCTTGTGCTGGCCTTACTTTGTTGACCAAGTCCTTGACATGAACTACATTTGTGATGTGTGGAAGGTTGGCCTTGAGCTTAAACCAGATCAAGATGGAAGGATATTGCGGGGAGAATTTAGAAAGAAGGTAGAGGAATTACTTAGTGATGAAAGTATAAGAGCAAGATCTTTAGAGCTAAAGGAAATGGTGAGGAGTGTTACGGGAGAAGGTGGAAACTCCTATAGGAACTTCAACAACTTCATCAACTGGCTGAAAAAGGGGTAA